TCGGTGTCGTTTTCGACGAGCTGCATGTACCTGAAACGCTTAATGCGACGCAGCTCGACAAATTTATGAAAAAGGTATTTAAAACATGGGATTCTACCTATTATTTTGAGCGATTGGCACAATTTAAAGTACCTGAGCGAAAAAAGGTAAAAGAATTATCTCGAGGAATGAGGATGAAGCTATCAATTGCATTAGCGTTATCGCATCATCCAAAATTATTGATTTTAGATGAACCGACAAGTGGACTAGATCCAATTATACGTGATGAAATTCTCGACTTGTTTTTAGATTTTATGCAGGACGAGACACATAGCATTTTATTTTCATCACATATAACGAGTGATTTAGAAAAGATAGCTGACTATATTACATTTATTCATAATGGTGAAATTTTATTTAGTGAAAGCAAGGATGTCTTACTGTATGACTACGGTATTTTCAAAGGGAACAAAGAGGAAGTAAGCGATTTACCAGAGCAAGCCATTATCCGCAAACGTAATGGCGCTTTCGGGCTTGAGGTACTTGTTCTAAAAAATGAAATAAGTGAAGCATTTACCGTTGAAAGGCCTACTATTGAAGATATCATGCTATTTTACGTGAAAGGTAGTGTTCAATTATGACTGCTCTTCTAGTAAAAGATTTAATGACCATTCAACGGCAATTAAAGACACAAGTCCTTTTTCTTTTCCCCATTCTTTTTATATCCATTGTGTTTGGGCAAGGTTATTTTATTTTTCCCTTTATTTTATTTATCCTAATTATTCAAGCAGTTACTGCTCTTACTTATGATGAACTATGTGATTTTGATAAATATGCCAATACTTTACCCATTTCAAAGAGCGAAATTGTCCTTAGCAAATACATGCTCAGCCTTTTTCTAATGTTTATCGCATTGATTATTGCGTTACCTATTGTTTTTATAATTAATCACTTCACCAACAATTGGGAAACAGCTAATTATTTCCTTACATTTAACCTTATTATTGCGGCAGCATTATGTATGCTTGCTTTATTATTACCAATCTATATAAAATTCGGCTCTGTAAAAGGGAGATTCGTTCTTATTTTCCTATGCTTTATTCCAGGCTTGATTATCGGTATGTTAGATGAGTACTTTGCGAATATTTTGCTAGTTGTTTCTAAACTACAACATTTGAGCTATCTCGCACCTTTTATCGGACTTTTTATTTTATGGTTATCTTCTCTTATTTCAACAGCAATCTATAAACGTAAGGAATTTTAGGAGGGAGGTTGCATGCACTATGAAAGCTTTATTATGGCATAGATTGTCTATGCAAAAATGGTATATACTTTTGTTGCTTATAATTAGTTTGTCCATTACTTTCATAAACTTACATTTTTTCAGTGCCTCTTCTATCGTCATATTTGCGTTAATTTTTTCTGCGACGATAGTCGAAAGCATGTATACGCAAGATCATAAAGCGAAGTGGGAACTGTTTGTTAATAGTCTTCCTTTAACGAAAAAGATGCAGTTACAAGCGGACTATCTTTATTGTTACGGCTTAATTGCACTACTGTTTATCACATCTGCCCCTATTTATTTTTCACCGTTTTACGAGCATAGCAATAGCTTCGAGCATTTCGCTATTTATTTCGCAAATATTAGCTGTGCTATTTTGCTTGTTTGTACGCAATTTTATACACACCATATAGAGGAGACTAAAGGGATGCGTTCCTTTAGAATGATCGTTTATGTATTACTTATTTTTTCCGTTAATTTTCCAATCCATTATTATTTATCAATGGTAGCTGTCAATTTGTCAGTCATTTTAATACCAACAGTAATTAGCGTAATCATCAGTATTTTCGTTTTTCGAAAATGCCATGTGCTGTATAGAGCTAAAGAGATCTATTAATGCTAACAACAATCCGACTGACCAATAATATTCATAAATAGGACAAGCCCCACCGTGAAATAAACCACGGTGGGGCTTGCTTTGTAAAGGTGAAGGCTAATTTCCGGTGCGGGTTGCTCGCTTTCCGCGGGGCGTTGCTTAAGCGCACAGTCGGAGCGAAAATCAAACGCTCACGTTTATGCTATTTTTTATCAATTACTACATGTTTTAAAGTGTCAGTAGTTACATCAATATCAAACGCTTTACCGAAACCGACAACGTAACGACCTTCTAAAGGTGTTAGCTCAAATAGTGAAAAATCAAGTGTGCGCAATAATTGCATCATTTTCGCATTATGCACTTCATCGAATAATGCAAACACTTCCTCATAGCCTTCATTACCTAATAAAGTTGGTGTACATTGCCAACGTGCACGCTCTGTCGCAAACGGGTTAGCTGTTACTGCCTCGTCTGCTACACATATTAAATCTACAAATTGAGACTGCTCCATTAGTTTAAAATGCTCAGCAATCCGACTAATATAAACATAAAATTTCCCGTTTAGTCGCACAAATGGTGTAGTACTGCTGAACGGCTTACCTTCTGCATCTACAAGACTAAGAACACAACTTTTTTTACCTTGTATAAACGCTTCATAATCCTGTTTAATTTGGTCCATGTTAATTTCTTTTTGCATCCTAATTCCTCCTATGCCTTCACAGTACTTTTTAATTGAATTCGTGGAGCGGAATCCCATGATACATATTGAATTTCCGCTTCCATCCGGTAAATTTGCTGAATCATTTCTTCTGTCATCACATCTTCAGGCGTACCAATTTGTGCTCGGTATCCATCCTTTACAACGACAATTTGGTCGCTATAACTAGATGCTTGATTTAGATCATGGATTACCATAACAACGGTCATCCCCATTTCACGATTAAGCTCTCGTACTAATTCCAGTACTTCATGTTGATGGGCAATATCTAAATAAGTCGTAGGCTCATCCAATAATAAAATTTGTGGTCGTTGTGTCAATGCCATCGCAATCCATGCGCGTTGCGATTCTCCACCAGATAACGCCGCAATTGGTTGATCTCGATAATGCATTAACTGCGTTCTCTCTAATGCCCAATCAATGATTTCTTCATCTTCTGCATTTAAACGTTCAAACCATTTTTTATGTGGATAGCGACCATAAGCGACTAAATTTCGAACTGAAATATCTGCTGGTGCTTGATTTCGCTGACTAAGTATACACATTTTCTGTGCAATTTCTTTAGACGAAAGTCGACGTATATTTTCGCCATCGAAGGTAATTGTCCCACCACTGTAAGGCTGCATACGTGCAATGGCCTTTAGTATAGTAGACTTTCCAGAGCCATTCGGCCCGATAATGGATAGTACCTCTCCTTTGTTGACATCAAATGAAAAATTATGGACAACTTCTTTTTGCTCATAACGGACAGATAGCTGTTCAATTTTTAACAATTAAAACGCCTTCTTTCGCATTAAATATAAGAAATAAGGTCCACCAATAACAGCCATAATAATCCCTGCTGGAATATCTAGTGGCGCAAATAATGTCCGACCACCTGTATCTGCAATAAGTAATACTATAGCGCCCATCGCCATACTCATCGGAAGCATGTACTTATAGTCTGAGCCTACAAGCATGCGCGCCATATGTGGAACGATTAAGCCGACAAAACCAATCATACCAATTGCCGCTACTGAGATAGCCGCTAAAAATACAGCTAAAATTGATAACATAATACGAATACGTGTTACATTTTCGCCGAGGTTCACTGCAACTTGGTCTCCTAAGCGGATAATATTCGCCTTTCGGATAGCAAAGATTGATACAATCCAACCGATAATCGCGTACGGATAAATCATATGTAGCGAAGCATTTCCCTTCGCAGCAAGGCTACCATTTAACCATTGCACGGCAGAAGGAAGACGATCACTATACATGATGGATAGGAAACCAATGATGCCCCCACCTAATGCATTGACAGCAACACCTGACAAAATAATGGTAATTGGTGAAATACCTGAACGGCGCCAAGCTAATGCGTAAACAATTGTTGCCGCAAGCAAGCCCCCAACAAATGCTGCTATCGGAATGTAGCTTGTGAATTCCGGATTCGCTAACATAATAATTAACACAAAGGCAGCAGCACCACTTGTTACACCTGTCAATCCTGGGTCAGCTAATGGATTTCCCATCACCGCCTGCAATAGCGCACCTGAAATTGCAATATTTGCGCCAATAATCAATGCTAGTAACACACGTGGCAGTCGAATATCCCAAATTATCGTTGTATACACACCTTCATTTGTCCGGCCATTTAATATCGTTGATAGTATTTCTGGAATTGTAATATGGACACTTCCAAGTCCAATGGCAACAATCGCTGCTATTAATGTCAGCACAAAGGTAACGATTACGATTATGCGACTTCTCGTTGTACTAATCATAGTTAAACCTCATTCTTACTTGTAGAAATAATCTGCAATTGTTGTAAGTGCTGTTTCTACATTGGCAATGGAAGTCACACCAAATGTACTATAATCAAGCATATAGATTTTGTCATTTTTATAAGCTGACAATTGCGTCCATGCACTGTTTTTCTCAATTTCTTGCTTAAATTTATCTTCATTCGCTCCATGATCACCTGAAGCTAACACGAAAATCATATCAGGATCAGCTACTACAATATCTTCTAAGTTCATTGGTGAATATGTTGATTCTGCTTTTAACACGGATTGTGCAATATTATCTGCACCTAAACGTTCAACTAAACTACCTAAATATGATTTTTCGTTCATAACCATGAATGAATCAGATGTACCAATCACTAGCATTACAGATGGAAGTTCCTTGCCTTTCCCCTGTGTTTCTAGTTCATTTTCCTTCGCTACAATACTTTGTAGCACTTCATTCATTTTATCTTCTTTTCCAAAGTATGTACCAAGTACTTTGAAACTTAATTTTAAATCATCATATGACTCTGTTGGTAAATATGCTGTTGGAATATTCATCCCTGTTAATGCTTGATCCAAAGAGCTTTGAAGAGCTGATGCCCCAATAATTAAACCTGTTTGTAAACTTGAAATGACTTCTAAATCCGGTGCCATCGGTGAGCCAATTTTCGTAATTGCCTCAAAATCTTTAGGAAGTGGATTTGTCGATGTTGGAACTCCCACTGGTGTAATTCCTAATAGGTGAAGCATCTCTGTTAACGGGACAGATGTAGTGACGATCTTGTCAGGCACCTCTGCCGGGAAACTTGCTAAAGCTTTTTGAAATGCTTCTTCATCTACGCCGTCTTCTAATGCTTCTGATGCATCTTCTTTTTCATCTGTTGCTACTTCTTGTTGTTCTGGTTTATCTGCTTCTTTTTCTACACCTTTTTCTTCTTGCTTTGCACATCCTGCTAATGCACATACTATTACTAAAAGACTAACCCAAACCCACTTTTTCATATTTTCTATCTCCCTACTAACTGATAATGATATTCAATGTCATTCATAATATCAGAGTTCATTGATAATAGCAACGTCTAATTGATAATATCTTTTCCAATTGAAAAATATGCATAGCTTATATTGCTTCTTCCAGTTGTAGCATGTGAACCAATAACTAAATAAAAAAGCGAGGCATTTAACGATTGAATCGTTAAATACCTCGCTAGAAACTGGAAACAAAGAATTAAATAAAGGTGATTCGCTCCGAGTAGACGCTTTTCCGCAGAAAGTCTGTCTAGCAAAAAAATTGTTTGGGTGCCTAATTGTTTGGGTGCCTGGCACTCAGCATACTATCGTTTCCTAAATCAGGGATATCCACTTCGCTTTCCGCTGGCACCGTGTAAGCCCCAACCCTCGCTGTCCCACGGTCTGTTGCGTCTTTTATTGCGTTCGTTCTTTAGAAGAAGTCTACGTGGATTTTTTCTTAATAAATCATAAAAATTGTTTGAGTGCCTGGCACTAGCAGTAGGCGATACGATACTCCTGCAAAACAGCCCGAGCGGAAATCGACTGCAGTAGTGTAAATCTATAACTTTGTCTACACACTAAAGCGAGGCATCCAACAATCGAACCGTTGGATGCCTCGCAATAAAATATGAAATTTTTGTGACCTCGTTTCAGGCTCTTTTTATGCTTCAGGTCCGATAATTGAAATCGCAGGCTCTGCTTTTAATATTTTAGCAATGAGTCGGTCAACTGATTCCATTGTTACAGCATCAATTGACGCTAATACTTCATCTACTGAACGATGTCTTCGATGAACTAATTCACTTGTACCATTACGATTCATACGTGCACCCGTACTTTCAAGACCAAGTACAAAGCTTCCTTTTAGCTGTTCCTTAGCATTATCTAGCTCTTCCTCCGTTACGCCTCCCGCTACAATATCAAGTAATGTAGCATCAATCGTATGTTGCAATTGCGAAAGCTGCTGGCGACTTGCACTGCCGTAAATCGTAAATGCTCCAACATCTGCATAGCATGATTGATAGGAGAAAATTGAATACGCTAAGCCGCGCTCTTCTCGTACCTCTTGGAATAGACGGGAGCTCATGTTTCCACCAATAATATTATTTAAAGCAATAAAGCTATACATATCTGGATCTTTGACACCGATTGCCGGATAAGAAAGTGCTAAATGCGCCTGTTCCGTATCACGCGTTTTCGTAATTTCTCCTGGATGGAACTGTGGGTTTGTCAGGACAGGTACAACAGCAAGTGGTGAAGCCTCGTAATGTCCGAACAAATTTTCAATCGTTGTTAATAGTGAGGAAGAAATATTTCCTGCCACAGAAATTACAATTGATTCTGGTCCATAATGTTTTGCCATATATTGTCGAATCACATCTGCAGTAAATGTTTTTAATGTAGCAGCAGTCCCTAAAATTGGACGTCCTAGTGCATCATTTGGATACATTACTTCCCAAAGCTTTTCATGAACATCGTCATCAGGAGCATCTTCACTCATTAATATTTCCTCTAGCACTACTTGACGTTCCTTTTCTAATTCTTCTTCCGAAAATGTCGAATTAAAGAACATATCTGCAAGGATTGTTATGGCAAGCTCTGCATGATGATCTAAAACTTTCGCATAATAGCATGTGTTTTCCTTTGAAGTAAAAGCATTTAGTTCTCCGCCAATTCGGTCGAACTCCTCTGCTATTTGGCGAGCAGTTCGCGTTTTTGTCCCTTTAAAAAGCATATGTTCGATAAAGTGCGTGATTCCATTCTCCTCTGGAAGTTCATAGCGAGAACCAGCATTGACAAAAATGCCAAGAGCAACGGATCTTACATGATCAATTTGCTCAGACACAATACGCACACCGTTTTGACATGTATGTACTTGTACCAAATAATTTCCTCCTTTTACAACCGTTTTATTTGAAAAAGGCTGCGCATCATACGCAGCCTTTTTTTATAAAATTATTTATCTTGTTCTGCGCGTTCTTTTTCCTCTTGAATAACTACTTTACGAGATAAGTTTACACGACCTTGCTTGTCGATTTCAATAACTTTCACAAGTAATTGATCGCCTAGTTTTAACACATCTTCTACTTGCTTTGTACGTTCTTCTTGAATTTCAGAGATGTGTAATAAGCCATCTTTGCCTGGGAAGATTTCACAAAAAGCACCGAATTTTTCGATACGTTTTACAGTTGATAAGTAGTATTCGCCAACTTTTGCTTCACGTACGATATCTTCAATAATTTGTTTTGCACGTGCGTTCATTTCTTCATCTGCTGAAGAAATGTAAATTGTACCGTCTTGCTCTGTATCAATTTTTACGCCTGTTTCTTCAATAATTTTGTTGATTTGTTTACCACCTGGTCCAATTACATCGCGGATTTTATCTGGATTGATACGCACGATAACAATTTTCGGTGCATAAGTAGATAATTTCTCACGTGGCTGTGCAAGTGTTGCAAGCATTGATTCTAAAATATGCATACGACCAATTTTAGCTTGTGTTAATGCTTCTTCTAAAATATTGCGTGATAAACCGTCAATTTTAATATCCATTTGAAGCGCTGTTACACCTTTAGCTGTACCAGCTACTTTAAAGTCCATATCACCAAGATGATCTTCCATACCTTGGATATCCGTTAAAATTGAGTAATGCTCACCTTTTTTAATAAGTCCCATCGCAATACCAGCAACAGGTGCTTTTAACGGAACACCAGCATCCATCATAGCT
The genomic region above belongs to Lysinibacillus sp. FSL W8-0992 and contains:
- a CDS encoding ABC transporter ATP-binding protein; translation: MNSIEIHDLHKIFEGFSLKDISFSVPQGTVMGFVGENGAGKSTTIKCMLNLLKKEYGEILLFGKDIVEHELAIKNDIGVVFDELHVPETLNATQLDKFMKKVFKTWDSTYYFERLAQFKVPERKKVKELSRGMRMKLSIALALSHHPKLLILDEPTSGLDPIIRDEILDLFLDFMQDETHSILFSSHITSDLEKIADYITFIHNGEILFSESKDVLLYDYGIFKGNKEEVSDLPEQAIIRKRNGAFGLEVLVLKNEISEAFTVERPTIEDIMLFYVKGSVQL
- a CDS encoding ABC-2 transporter permease — translated: MTALLVKDLMTIQRQLKTQVLFLFPILFISIVFGQGYFIFPFILFILIIQAVTALTYDELCDFDKYANTLPISKSEIVLSKYMLSLFLMFIALIIALPIVFIINHFTNNWETANYFLTFNLIIAAALCMLALLLPIYIKFGSVKGRFVLIFLCFIPGLIIGMLDEYFANILLVVSKLQHLSYLAPFIGLFILWLSSLISTAIYKRKEF
- a CDS encoding ABC-2 transporter permease; the encoded protein is MKALLWHRLSMQKWYILLLLIISLSITFINLHFFSASSIVIFALIFSATIVESMYTQDHKAKWELFVNSLPLTKKMQLQADYLYCYGLIALLFITSAPIYFSPFYEHSNSFEHFAIYFANISCAILLVCTQFYTHHIEETKGMRSFRMIVYVLLIFSVNFPIHYYLSMVAVNLSVILIPTVISVIISIFVFRKCHVLYRAKEIY
- a CDS encoding HugZ family pyridoxamine 5'-phosphate oxidase, which gives rise to MQKEINMDQIKQDYEAFIQGKKSCVLSLVDAEGKPFSSTTPFVRLNGKFYVYISRIAEHFKLMEQSQFVDLICVADEAVTANPFATERARWQCTPTLLGNEGYEEVFALFDEVHNAKMMQLLRTLDFSLFELTPLEGRYVVGFGKAFDIDVTTDTLKHVVIDKK
- a CDS encoding ABC transporter ATP-binding protein, giving the protein MLKIEQLSVRYEQKEVVHNFSFDVNKGEVLSIIGPNGSGKSTILKAIARMQPYSGGTITFDGENIRRLSSKEIAQKMCILSQRNQAPADISVRNLVAYGRYPHKKWFERLNAEDEEIIDWALERTQLMHYRDQPIAALSGGESQRAWIAMALTQRPQILLLDEPTTYLDIAHQHEVLELVRELNREMGMTVVMVIHDLNQASSYSDQIVVVKDGYRAQIGTPEDVMTEEMIQQIYRMEAEIQYVSWDSAPRIQLKSTVKA
- a CDS encoding FecCD family ABC transporter permease translates to MISTTRSRIIVIVTFVLTLIAAIVAIGLGSVHITIPEILSTILNGRTNEGVYTTIIWDIRLPRVLLALIIGANIAISGALLQAVMGNPLADPGLTGVTSGAAAFVLIIMLANPEFTSYIPIAAFVGGLLAATIVYALAWRRSGISPITIILSGVAVNALGGGIIGFLSIMYSDRLPSAVQWLNGSLAAKGNASLHMIYPYAIIGWIVSIFAIRKANIIRLGDQVAVNLGENVTRIRIMLSILAVFLAAISVAAIGMIGFVGLIVPHMARMLVGSDYKYMLPMSMAMGAIVLLIADTGGRTLFAPLDIPAGIIMAVIGGPYFLYLMRKKAF
- a CDS encoding ABC transporter substrate-binding protein codes for the protein MKKWVWVSLLVIVCALAGCAKQEEKGVEKEADKPEQQEVATDEKEDASEALEDGVDEEAFQKALASFPAEVPDKIVTTSVPLTEMLHLLGITPVGVPTSTNPLPKDFEAITKIGSPMAPDLEVISSLQTGLIIGASALQSSLDQALTGMNIPTAYLPTESYDDLKLSFKVLGTYFGKEDKMNEVLQSIVAKENELETQGKGKELPSVMLVIGTSDSFMVMNEKSYLGSLVERLGADNIAQSVLKAESTYSPMNLEDIVVADPDMIFVLASGDHGANEDKFKQEIEKNSAWTQLSAYKNDKIYMLDYSTFGVTSIANVETALTTIADYFYK
- a CDS encoding M16 family metallopeptidase, encoding MVQVHTCQNGVRIVSEQIDHVRSVALGIFVNAGSRYELPEENGITHFIEHMLFKGTKTRTARQIAEEFDRIGGELNAFTSKENTCYYAKVLDHHAELAITILADMFFNSTFSEEELEKERQVVLEEILMSEDAPDDDVHEKLWEVMYPNDALGRPILGTAATLKTFTADVIRQYMAKHYGPESIVISVAGNISSSLLTTIENLFGHYEASPLAVVPVLTNPQFHPGEITKTRDTEQAHLALSYPAIGVKDPDMYSFIALNNIIGGNMSSRLFQEVREERGLAYSIFSYQSCYADVGAFTIYGSASRQQLSQLQHTIDATLLDIVAGGVTEEELDNAKEQLKGSFVLGLESTGARMNRNGTSELVHRRHRSVDEVLASIDAVTMESVDRLIAKILKAEPAISIIGPEA